The DNA sequence GCTGTCGGGTACAGTCCTTATAACGATATACAAAAGCAGATAGAAGGAAAGTTTCCGGAGATATATTGTATTGGTGATTGCGTTAAGGTTCGCACTGCATTAGAAGCTATTCACGAAGGTTTTGAAGTTGCCTTAAAGATATAACATGTTTTTACCCCGGATAGATACAGACAAGCATAGATAACAATAAGGGTTTTGACAATGAAAGATATCCGCATGAATCGTGGTGATAACTCCGGTTATGATCACATTGAATTTGAAGAAATCAGGACAAATAATGGTAAGGCCATCGGTATTATTTATCTGAAAAAACCTCCACGAAACTCTATAGGTTCATGGCTTCTGGATGCCCTCTATGATAAGATGGATCAATATGAGGGTGATGAGAGAGTGGGCGCTATTATTATTGCCAGTAAACTAAGGGGCGTCTTTAGTGACGGCGCTGACCGTGATGAGCTCTTTGGCACCTGGATATCGGGTCTTGTAGCTGATAAGAATTATGAGCGGTTTCATCGCGCTCATGAGATGTTTGTGGAGATTGAAAATTGTAAAAAGCCTGTTATTGCTGCCATAAACGGAGTTACGATCGGTGCTGGTTTAGAGCTTGCTATGCTGTGTGACCTGCGTATTGCATCTGAACTTTCCTTTTTCAGCCTGCCAGAGGCAAAACCTGAACTGAGTATTATTCCCGGTCTTGGAGGCACACAGCGTTTGCCCCGTTATATCGGTATGGCACGTGCTAAGGAGATGCTGTTTTTAGGAAAGATGATCCGTGCTGAGACTGCTTTGGAATGGGGTCTCATTAATCAAATTTCACCTCATAAAGAGGTTATAGATCATGCCATAGTTTTGGCAGAAACGCTGTTAAAACGAGATGCAAGGGCACTCAAAGAGATGAAGAAATGTATCAATTTTGCGGGAGAGAACGATATCCTGAAAGGTATTGAATATGAGGTGGGTCTCTTTGCAGAGATGATGCGATTAAAATTTTCGAATAAGGGTAAATAAGGCATATTTTGAAAGTGCTTCCCATATTTTTTACCTTATAAAGAGAAACGACTAATCAAAAGGAGGTAATTATGGAGTTCAAGGATACCGTAGCAATAGTTACGGGTGGTACCCGGGGTATAGGCAAGTCAATCGCATTAGAACTGGCAAAAAACGGCTGCAACATAGCCTTTAACTACAATAAAAATACCGATGCTGCCCATCTTCTGGTAAAGGAAATTGAATCGATGGGTACAAAGGCCATTTCTTTCCAGGTAAATGCAGCCAGCTTTGAAGGTGCTAAGAATATGGTAAAAGAAGTGAAGGATAGATTTGGAAAGATTGATTTCCTGGTAAATAATGCCGGTATTACCCGTGATAAACTCCTCGCTTTAATGGCAGAGAATGATTGGGATGATGTTATCAATACCAATCTCAAAAGTGTTTATAATTTTTCTAAATCGGTAATTACCCAGATGATCAAACAAAAATCCGGTAGTATCCTGAATATAACCTCAGTAAGCGGAATAACGGGAATAGCAGGTCAGGTAAACTATTCTTCCTCCAAGGCCGGTATGATAGGATTTACCAAGGCCCTTGCCAAAGAGGTGGGGAAGGCAAATATTACGGTAAATGCAATAGCCTGCGGCTTTATTGAAACAGATATGACGGCAGTTTTACCTCAGGAATATAAGGATAAAATGATTGAGATGATTCCGGTAAGAAGATTTGGCACACCTGATGATGTCGCTAAAGCGGCGATTTTCCTGTTATCAGACCATGCTAAATACATTACCGGTCATGTAATTAGTGTCGATGGTGGTTTAGCAATGTAGAAAGAGAGTGGAGTCCTGATTCCTGTAGGAAACCAGGAAACGTTACCGTTGCAACTATTGTAAATTGAAAGGTAAAGACTATGCTATTTTTATTAAAAGTTGAAATAAAGCAAATGCCCCCTTTGCCGGTAAAAGACTTTTTGGAATATGTTATAAAAGAATGGGAATATTTTTCACGATTTCAAAGGCGTGGCAAGATTATAGCGGGTGGGAAATTAGCTGGTAAGAGGGGGGCTGCGGCTATAATCGATGCTGAATCCAATGAAGAGATGGAAGAGATCGTCTCAAAATTACCGCTCTTTCCGTTCTTTACCGATATAGAAATTACGCCTCTTGTGCCTATGGAGAAGGCACTTCTGGATACCAAGAGGATTCATTCGCTGATGAAGTAGCGGCGCTAATGTTGAGGGTGGTCCGTATGATGGAAAATTCCAAATAACTTTTTGATGGTTTCTACGTATCGATATCCACCTCCGTTTTTCGCCTCTTGTTTTGCTACCTTTGCCGGGTGGTGAAGGAGTTTATTAATGGTACGTTCAATAGTGTAAACAACTTGTTCCCATTCTCCATCTTGCATGTTTTTCAGTTTTGGTTTTAAACGATTTAACTCTTCCCTGCCGATCGCATGAAAATGATTCCGCAATAGGGTTATTGCAGGTTCTATCTTTATTTCCTCAAGCTTTGCCATAAAATGTTCTACTTCCTCTTCAATAATACTACGGCATTTTTCTATCTCTCTGGTTCGCTCATCGATGTTTTGGCTTACGACAGATTGTAAATCATCAATATTGTAGAGATATACATTGTCAATTTTGGCGACGTCAGGTTCAATATCTCTTGGAACGGCAATATCTATGAGGAATATAGGATTTCCCCTCCGGTGTTTGATGGCCTCTTTTATCTGCTGGGCATGAATCACATAGTGAGGAGCGGAAGTGGAGCTAATAATAATATCAGCCTTTGCGAGGTATTCTCCCAGTAATTCATATTTAATGGCCTGGCCATGATATGTGTGAGCAAGTTCCTGTGCACGTTCAAATGTGCGGTTTGCAACCACGAATGTACGCGCTCCTTCTTCATACAGATGCTTTATGAGAAGCTCGCACATTTCACCGGCGCCTACCACGAGAACCATTTTTCCGGTAAAATCCTGAAATATTTTTTCGGCAAATTCTACTGCTACAGAACTTATAGAGACCTTTCTCTTTCCAATAGAAGTTTTCGTATGCACGATTTTAGCGACATTGAGCGCCTGCTGAAATAGCTGATTGAGGACCTTTCCCGTGGATTCCTGCAAAGACGCTATGGTATAGGCTTCTTTAACCTGTGACAGGATTTGTGATTCTCCTAATACCATAGAATCAAGGCTGGTAGTGACAAAGAAAAGATGATTAACCGCCCGGTCGTCCTTGTTATGGTACATATAAGGGGAAAAAACAGGTAACTCAACCTTGTGGAAATCAGCAAGGAATGAAAGGACATCCTCTGCTTGAATAGTGCCATCCAAAGAGGATACATATATTTCAACACGGTTACAGGTCGATAAGATAACAGCTTCTGCCTTTTGATATTTTTGAAGAAAATAGGATAAAGCAGTGGGGATATTATTAGCATTAAAAGCAAGTTTTTCTCTAACCTCTACAGGGGCTGATTTATGGTTCAACCCTACAACTAAAATACTCATGTCCAATCCTTAGTCAAATAGAAACGATATAGAATTTCGGTTGCAGCCTAAATTTTTTATTGAATATGTAAAATCTTTGTATGAGATTGTTCGTTGACATTCTGAAAGGCATGTTTGGATCCCATAAAGAAGGTACCGATAAAGGTAAAAAGCACAAGGCAAAAACCTGCAATAGTCAAACATGCGATCTTTGTACCATGAAAAGATGCGACAAGGCGCATATGCAACAGCGCTGCGTATATGAGCCAGGTTGCCAAACCAAGAATAACCTTGTAATCCAAATACCACATCTCGCCTAAAATATTTTGTGTTTTTACCCAAAAAGTACCAAATACAAGTCCTAAGGTGAGGAGAGGAAAGCCAAAAGAAATTGTTTTCCACATAAGCTTGTCAATTCCTTCCAATGAGGGCAATCTATTAAAAAGAGGGCCAAATAACTTATGTTTTAATTGTCTTTGCTGTGTTAAATACATGATACTCAGGCTAAAGGATATGGTAAAGGCGGCGTATCCTACAAATATAGGGATAATATGCGCTATAAGCCAAAAGTTCTGAAGATGCACGGTAATGAGCAGATTCCCTCCATCAAATGTAAGTGCCCATAGTGAAAGCGCTGTAACAACAGGAATTAAAAAAGTATCTAGAGAGGGTAATTTGTAAAGATAATCCAGATTGATGTAAACAAAGAGAATACACCAGAGTAATGATATGAAGGATTCGTATACATTGGTTATCGGGATATTGCTTGATTCAAAACCCAGGAATACCAGAAAACCGCTGTGAATAAAGAATCCCATCATCATAGACCACTTGACTACTTTTCTATTAAAAGCAAGTGGTTTTACGATGGATCCTATAGACCATACCGAAGATATGAAATAGAGGACTATAACAATTATAAAAGGAGTATGTGGTAACGATATCATATCATAAATAATTTAAGAGATAAACATTCATTAATCAACCAAAATCTTAAAACATCATCTTAATTTTTGCATTTTTTTTATTTGACAAAGACACGGTTGTCCGATAACCTAAGATTCTGTCGTACTATGAATGTAATTATCTCAAATAATGTTCATAATAAGGAATTGTTATGGATGAGAATATAAAGAAGATAACGAAAAAGACCAGTATTGGGGATGTGATTAAGCAATATCCCGAGACGGAACCTGTTATAAAAAAATATTTCGGTTCCGGTTGTTTTACATGTCCAGGCTCAAAGATGGAAGACATTTCATTTGGTGCTACGATGCATAATATTGACCCTGAAGTAATCATTAAAGAATTGAATGAAGTTATTAGTAAGAAAAAAAGTTAACTATTTCATAACATAATCAAGGAGATTGATCAATGAGAGAAAAAGTAGAAGAAGCACTTAATCATATTAGACCTGCACTACAGGCGGATGGCGGCGATATTGAATTAGTAGATATAGAGGGAGGTATTGTGAAGGTGCGCCTGAGAGGAGCTTGTGGAACTTGCCCAAGTGCACTCATGACGCTAAAGTATGGTGTGGAAGAACGTCTTAAAGAAGAGATCCCTGAAGTAGAATCTGTGGAACTTGCATAGTTCGGTTTCATTTTGCTAATAGTTTACCGCAGAGTTATGGAAGATTTTATAGAAAAGATAACAAATAAATTGTGTGCTTCTCTAAGAAAAACAAATTCTTGTATTGCATTATCCTCTGCGGTAGGCTTATCCTTATGAGAATACTACTATTAAGGAGTTTTACATGAGTTTAGTACTTGGCCCCATACATCATTGGATGTACGGGAAAATAAAAACCACGGAGGCACGGGAGTCTGCCATCATTTCTGCATTTAAATCAAAGTACGGTGCAGAAGCGGATGACCTTCTTGTACAGGTATATAAAAAGTATCCAAAATCGAGTGTTAGCAAACCGCTTGAAGAATTATTGGCCAACAAATCAATTCATCAAGGAATCCAAAGCCTCATTATAGAAGTGGAGACGAGAGAAGCCGCTGTGATTGCTGCGTTCTGTTCCAAATATCATGATGCTGCAAAAGTAGCTGCAGAGGCTGCGCATAAACACGGAATAAACTGTGGTAAAGAGGCCATCAAGAACAAGGGACTATCAGGAGCCGATTGCAACAATACATCAAAAGTATTTGAGGTAATGGGAGATTATCACAGTGATGGGATGCCCTGTGACCGGGGAGCGCAGATAGTATCAGAATCTGACAAACGTACCTTATGGGATCACGAAAGCTGTATTCATGAGCAATACTGGAAGAGCGCAGGAGCAGATTTTTTAACCATGTGTACTATCATTAATGAATGGATTGCAGGGTTTGGTGAAGGAATACAGAGTAAGATCAGATATAAGAGAGAAAAAGCTATTGCAGCAGGTGATCCATCATGTTTAGGTAGTTTCGAAATTAAAGACTAAATAAGGCATGTCAGAACGTTATGTCCGGCAGACAATGTTTTATGGTATAGGCAATCATGGCCAAAAAATACTTATGGATAAGTCTGCCGTGCTTATCGGTTGCGGTGCCTTAGGCTGCACCTCAGCAAACCTTCTTGTCCGCAGCGGAATTGGATGCCTAAAAATTGTAGACCGTGATTATATTGAAGAAAGTAATTTGCAACGCCAATCGTTATTTGACGAAGAAGATATAAAAAAAAACCTTCCCAAATCTGTCGCCGCACAAAAAAAACTTCAAGCAGTTAATTCCCATATCCAGATTGAATCCTGTGTTGCTGACCTTAATCCATCGAATATAGAGTCCCTTTTAGAGAATACCGATATTGTTATTGATGGAACTGATAATTTTGAAACACGGTTCCTGATGAATGATTATTGTGTGAAAAAAGAGATACCCTGGATTTATGGGGCATGCATCGGATCTGTAGGTTTAATCATGGATATTGTTCCGTCAAAAACGCCCTGTTTGCGGTGCCTGCTTGATCATATCCCGCCTTTTGGCACCACAGAAACATGCGATACGGCAGGGATTATTGCACCCATTGCCAGTATTATTGCTTCTATCCAAGTAGCAGAAGCATTAAAGATCTTAACAAACAACTTTGATGTCTTAAATAACGGTCTTTTAAAGATAGACATCTGGCAAAATGAGATAAAAAGATTGCATGTCGGGGATATCAAAAGGAAGTCTGATTGTGTAACATGCAAACAACATTATTATGAATTCCTGTCCAAAGATAGCTATTCAATGACCACCTCTTTGTGTGGCAGAAATGCCGTACAAATTTTACATCCCAACAGATCAAAATTAGATTTAACGCAGCTTGCAGCACGACTTGAAAAAGTGGGAACGGTCTCTTTTAATAACTTTTTATTACGGTTAAAGACAGAGAAATATGATATAACGGTATTTCCTGATGGGCGTTCAATTATTTCTGGCACAAATGATATGTCTTTAGCAAAAGGGCTTTACGCAAAATATATAGGAATGTAATAAATTATGATCTATCTCGATAATGCAGCAACGACATTTCCAAAACCGGAAATTGTCTATAAGACAATGGACACATTCTATCGGACCTTAGGTGCGAACCCTGGCCGCTCGGGCCACAGGATGGCTGTGGCAGCAGAAAAAGAAATTGAGGATACACGCAATGTTGTTGCACGATTATTTGGTATCAAGGATTCGCGGCGGTTTATTTTTACGTTTAATGCCACTGATGCGATAAATATGGGAATTAAAGGATTACTCAAAACGGGTGATCATGCCATTACAACTCATCTTGAACATAATGCTGTATCCCGATCTCTTTATAGTCTTGAGAAAAAGGGCATCATCACAATAACTAAGGTTAAAAATTCTCTGGAAGGTCTTATTGATCCAAATGATATTAAGACTGCTATTACGTCCAAAACCCGATTAATCGTTATGGCACATGCTCCTAACGTTCTGGGTACGATTCAACCGATTAAGGAAATTGGTTCCATTGCAAGAGAACATGATATTTTGTTTATGGTAGATGCTGCTCAAACGGCGGGGGTATGTGAAATTGATGTTAATAAATATGCCATTGACATGCTTGCCTTTACAGGACACAAAGGTACGTTAGGGCCAACAGGGACTGGCGGATTGTATGTAGGGGAGCGATTAACGCTTGACCCCTGGCGGGAAGGCGGTACAGGTTTTGAGCCTGCATTATTATCGCAACCGGAAGAGTTACCGTTTAAACTCGAGAGTGGGACACCCAATACGGTGGGTATAGCAGGTTTGAGGGCCGGTATTGAATATATTGCATCCGCAGGTATTCATACCATCAGAATGCATGAACAAAAATTAATCAATAAACTCATACAGGCACTAAAAGATGATCAGCGTTTTATCCTGTATGGAACACAGGAGATATCGAAGAAAGTAGGCATTCTTTCTCTCAATGTAAAGGGATTTAAGCCGGCGGAGATCGGAGCCATCCTTGATCAGTCTTTCGATATTGCGGTGCGTCCGGGTCTTCATTGTGCTCCTTTTGCGCATCAGATGATGGGGACATTTCCCGATGGAACCGTAAGGATAAGCCCCGGATGTTTTACTACAGAGGAAGAGATAGATCAACTCATAGCTGCACTCGATCAAATTGCGAGTGAGGAAATATAATCAGGCAAGAAAGATGAGGTTTTTGCAAAAATGCGTAAAGATATAGCTGTTTTTATTATAGTATTCCAAAGGATGAAATCGAATATATCATCAACAGAGGAAAGACTACCCCGTCGGTCATTGCGAGGGTATATTGTCCGAAGCAATCCCTTTGCATGTTTCAGAAGAGATTGCTTCGGAAAAATCCCTCACAATGACATGTTTAAGGATTTTGTACGTTCCATGCATCAGTATACAACTAAGAATTCAACTTTTGCCACATTCTCTTCAGTTTCATCTATTGGATGCTATAATTTTACAACAAAATAATATTTTCTGTTTGCATTATTTCCTTTTATTCATGTATAATCCACACTCGATAGGCAGATAGGTTGTTCGTTTAGATAATTTACAAGTCATCTTTTGTCTGATTTGGTTTTATAGGTTTGCTCGTTTCTGGAAGTGAAGTAATTTAAGAATAATTGTAGTTTGAGGTATCATGTATAAGCTTTGTTATATCGGGAAACTATAATATCCTAATACGGTAAAGTGAATAATCTAATAAAATATTTTAAGACAACATCCTTATCCTTCGTAGTTTTTTTTGCAGCTTTTTTTATAACTGCCAATCCAAATGCTTATTCTTTTGACTATCACGAGCCAGTTCTCTCAATTACCAACTTTCTTGATTCACTTTCGTATGATTATAAGGGTTTTAACATAAAACTTACAGGAATATCAGTTGGTGAGACCTATGATGATAATGTTACCTTTGAAAATGAGAATGAAAAAGACGATTTTATAACGGATGCGAGTATCGGATTCGGTATAAGCTATATAGGTAAGGCCAGTAGTTTTGAATTAGTGGGTAATTTACACAGTCAGGCATTTATGAAGAATAATGAATTCAACAATATCTCTGAAGATATTAATTTTAGTTTTAATCATGAATTCTCAGAAAATGATCGCTTGAGTGTAAAAAATTTCTTTGTTTATTCAGAGGCCCCTCTCTTTTTCCGGGATGATTTTTTTGATGAACAGTTTGTAAGAGAAGGAGGACGATTTAAACATTATACAAATCGTTTCAATATTGACTATACAAAAGATATCAGCAAACAGATTTCTGCTACCGTGCGATATATGAATGATCTAAACGCATTTTCTGAGGTTGATATACAAACTTCATATCTCAACAGTGGAGGTTTTGAAATAGGTTACTTGTTAAGCTCTGCTACCCGTTTCTCTGTATCGTACGATATCCTTCACAGACAATTTGAAAATGCTGAGGATGCCTTAGTAAACACCATTACTACGGGAATAAGGCAATATATAACGAAAAAGCTTTATTTTGATGGTGGAGTTGGTATCGATTTCATAGATTCTTTTGACGATAAAAACTACACCAGACCGCTTTATTTCGCATCAGTTACGTATGAAGTGGATGAAAAAACGAGTGCAGGTATTTCATTCTTAAAGAAAAATAGTACCAATGCTTATACCGCAGATATTTTTGATGAGTGGAGGACTGCAATTAACTTCAAACGGCAAATTTTCGAAAGGTTTGGAGGTGCATTTTCTGTTTTTTATGGCGATGGTGAATATGTTTCTTCAAATTTCCAAAGAGAACTGTTTGGAGTAAAAACAGACTTAACTTATGATATTAATAAGAACTTACGTGCAGATCTAGCCTACTCTTATTCAGATTTGAGCTCTAATATTGAGACTACTGAATACGAAAAAAATACTATCTTCTTAGGATTAATTGCAGAGTTTTAACATAATAAAAAATTAATTAAAGACTCTCTATATAAAATTCCTCTCTCCTTTGTCATTCCCAGGCAAGTGGGAATTCGGATAAAATAACATCTTCTATTACGGACAAGCGAAGTTTGTCCACATCACCCTGTATCACCCTGTATATCAATTTAACTATTCATTGATTGTGATCCTTTTAAGCATAAAAAGTTCTTCCTAAAAAATTCTCCATAAAATCCTCAAAAATTTTATTTCTCATTACTGTGTGACATGTCACGCCTTTGTGACATGTCACAGAAGCGTGACATGTCACGTTTTCTGTGTTTCATTTTGGTAATCTCTTGTTTTGTATTCATACCATGCTATACCATTCTGCATGTATCCGTACTAAAATCTAAATCCGTAAAAAAATACTATCGCAAGGTCCTTTCCTGTGGCTATCCTTATGATATTGTCATACCTTGCCTATTTTCCTGCCATAATTATCCGTACTTTATATAAAAACAACCTGCTTGGATAGTAGCTTATTTTTTATTTTCTCTCCTGCCACAATAAATGACACTCATTTCTCTATGTTTTTTACGATCCAAAGGTGTACAGAAATTTACTATTAAAAATAAAACAATCAATTTCCACATTCCTTGAGATATTGGCATATATTTTTCTATATACACTCTCAAGTAATTAAAAAGATTTTTTCAATGTGTTTTCTACAGTGCCATATTAATAGTGCTATGTTAAAAGAACATTATGTCATATTCAGAGGTCTGATGACGTTTTCAGACATGTGTATAGTCTTCGCGACTTTCTTTTTAGGATTTTACTTAAGAAAACATCCTAATGGTTATTATCAGATGAGTGATTATCTTATCCTTATACCTATACTCCTGATTATTTGGGGAGTCCTTTTATACTGCTTTGGAATGTATAATTCCTTCAGAACCAAACATATAGCAGATGTCTTATTTATTGTAATTGAAGCAGCTCTTGTTGGATGTAGTCTTTTTGGAAGCTTCATCTTCATCACAAAAATGAATTCCGTTAGCAGACTCCATATCGTTTATTCATTTCTCTTCGCAGTAATGTTCATAAGTATCGAAAAAATTGCTCTCATACAATTTTTTCGGTATCAACGGAAAAAAGGTTTTAATACAAGGAACATTTTAATCGTTGGAACAGGTGTAAGGGCGCAACACCTTATCAATTTAATTAGCAATCATCCTGAGTGGGGAATCAGGATAATCGGTCTCGTGGATAATGATACAACAAAAATAAATACGATGATCTGTGGATACAAAGTAATCGGGTCCTTTAACGATGTAAGCGATATCCTTCACAATTGTGTTGTCGACGAGGTTATATTTGTTGTTCCACGCTCATGGCTAAGCAAGATTGAAAAGATAATGTCTATGTGTGAGATTGAGGGATTAAAGGTAAGTGTAGCGCTTGATTTATTTGAACTTAAATTATCAAAGGCAAAATATAGTAATTTGGAAAGGCTTCCTTTGCTTACCTTTGAGAGTACACCCGATAAATTATTGCATCTTTTTATTAAGCGATTATTTGACTTAAGTGTTTCTACAACTGCCCTTATATTATCATCGCCAATTTTTGCATTAGCTGCTATAACGGTAAAAATGACATCAAAAGGTCACGTCTTTTTTAAACAGCAAAGATGTAGCCTGAATGGCAGAACATTTACCATGTATAAGTTCAGAACAATGGTTGAAGATGCCGAAAGCAAACTCAACGATCTTCTTAAATATAATGAAATGAAAGGCCCTGTCTTTAAAATGAAAAACGACCCCAGGGTAACAAGGGTTGGAAAATTTTTAAGAAAATTTAGTATAGATGAGCTGCCACAATTATGGAGTGTATTTAAAGGTGATATGAGCCTGGTGGGCCCAAGACCTCCCATTCCGAATGAAGTAAGTAAATATGAGCCCTGGCAACGAAGGCGGCTCAGTATGCGACCAGGTTTAACATGCCTTTGGCAGGCATACGGAAGAAATAAGATAACTGATTTTAACGAATGGATGCGGCTGGACTTAACGTATATTGATAACTGGTCGCTCTGGCTTGATTGTAAAATATTATTAAAAACATTACCGGTAGTGTTGTTTGGAGTAGGAGCAAAATAGAATCAAAATTGGAAAATCATATACCGAATAGTTTTAATCACGCCTTGATTTTTGAATTACTCTTTCATGGGGGGGTAAAGAAATTGAAAAACATATTCATAAGTTTGTTGATATTTTCTAGTGTG is a window from the Candidatus Jettenia sp. genome containing:
- a CDS encoding sugar transferase, producing MCFLQCHINSAMLKEHYVIFRGLMTFSDMCIVFATFFLGFYLRKHPNGYYQMSDYLILIPILLIIWGVLLYCFGMYNSFRTKHIADVLFIVIEAALVGCSLFGSFIFITKMNSVSRLHIVYSFLFAVMFISIEKIALIQFFRYQRKKGFNTRNILIVGTGVRAQHLINLISNHPEWGIRIIGLVDNDTTKINTMICGYKVIGSFNDVSDILHNCVVDEVIFVVPRSWLSKIEKIMSMCEIEGLKVSVALDLFELKLSKAKYSNLERLPLLTFESTPDKLLHLFIKRLFDLSVSTTALILSSPIFALAAITVKMTSKGHVFFKQQRCSLNGRTFTMYKFRTMVEDAESKLNDLLKYNEMKGPVFKMKNDPRVTRVGKFLRKFSIDELPQLWSVFKGDMSLVGPRPPIPNEVSKYEPWQRRRLSMRPGLTCLWQAYGRNKITDFNEWMRLDLTYIDNWSLWLDCKILLKTLPVVLFGVGAK